The following proteins are co-located in the Candidatus Omnitrophota bacterium genome:
- a CDS encoding GTP-binding protein has protein sequence MAKETFVRSKPHVNIGTIGHIDHGKTTLTAALLATLAK, from the coding sequence ATGGCAAAGGAAACGTTTGTCAGGTCAAAACCTCACGTGAATATCGGTACCATCGGCCACATCGACCACGGTAAGACGACGCTTACGGCCGCGCTACTGGCGACGCTTGCAAAG